The segment TCTGCGCAAACTCAAAAGCGATTTCTCTGCACTTCTTTGGCGTGAGGCCGTGCACGCCTTCGCTCAGCACGCGGATGTGTTCAGCAAGCTCCTCCTCTAACTCCTCAGACAAGATCCTCCTGGCTTCAGCCGTTCCTCTGTAGCCCACCgtcttctctctcttttcttctgcCTTCTTCATGTAGCGCTGCAGGGTGGACCTGccgatctttctttcttttgctacTGTTCTGATAGATTTCCCTCGCTTCACTTCAACGAAGGCTTTCTCCAGCTCCTCATAGGTCACTGATCCCCAGTCTGTTTTACGAATATAGTTCCGTGGCATGATCGCTTTCCTGTGGTGATCGACAACAGCACAAGCTGTgaagaaccacacacacacacacacacacacacacacacactcacttctctgtgaccctggaccacaaaaccagtcataagtgtccatttttatacattaaattaataaataatctgaataaataatctttgcattgatgtgtggtttgtgaggacaggacaatatttggaactatttgaaaatctggaatctgagagagcaaaaaaacaaaaacaaaagaatctTTAAAGtcgtccaaatgaagtccttagcaatgcatattactattcaaaaattaagttttgatatatttatggtaggacacttacaaaatatcttcatggaacatgatctttacttaatatccgaatgatttttggcgtaaaagaaaaatttatcattttgacccatacagtgtattgttgtctattgctagtggttttgtggtccagggtcacatatatatgtgtatcttttgaaatgaaataatacttttattcagcaaggatgcattaaattgcttaaaattgcatttttatttctacaaaagatttcaaatatataccgtactgttcttttgaatttcgTATCAccgttttcacagaaatatatttactatttactattaactttttttttttccaacattgataataatcagaaatgtttcttgagcagcatatcagaatgatttctgaatacagctttgatcacataatgaataaaaatgttacaatatattaataaatataataatatttcccaatattgcTTCATGCTTCTAAAGATACACTAAACATAAAAGTCTTATGCATCAAAATAGAATGCATATATCTATTTTAAATTTCTATATCTTAATaaaaaatgcttctattttgcaatttttttatatttaatacattttattgcatgAATTAAAATACTTTagtcatatatacattttaagtcattaaaacctttttttttttacattttttcaaacTATGGACTTTTGGAGTGCACTGTATGTTTTTAgagctgtaaaaatgtatttttcaagtcaaagaaatatgaaaacaatctCACCACTTTTCTCTCGCGTTCCTCTCATTTACAGACAGCTGGGTGAGCTGTGCACTTCCTCCAGATCGTGTGCTCACATGACAAATCAATGCTCATATGCACAGGTGTCGGATCTTACCCCCGGCTCATCTTCCCCCGACTCAACCTCTACTCTCTGTTTATCACCAGAGAATAAACTGATGCAGTCTGGCCGTTTCTGCTCCAGGATTTGTCGTCTGAAAGAAGGAATGGTTTTGTTTTAGTCTCTGAAGGTATAATAAGTCATATGTACTTGAGAAGAAATCTGAAAATCGTGAAAACCGATCATGAGTGTCTTTAAATACAACACATCCTCTTTTGATATAGAAAGCTGTATAGCAGTAAACTAACATCATCTTTTTTgagttaattcatttttaaacatgagcTTTAGATGAGAGGGCTTCTTGAATATTGTCAAAAAAATAagactccaatccatcaattcactttttattatgggtgaactattccttcaaataCACATCAAAAGCTAAACATCCTTGAAAGATATGTATATTACAAACAAATGTTGTTTATGCTAGTTTGTATTCGGTCACTTCTGCATATcgctacaacaacaacaacaaccaaataaataaataaatatgtccaGACATGTACTGTTATGAGTATCGTTCATATATCCGCAGTAAATAATGAAGATGCTAATCACTCAGTAACATTTAATAGCACCGCTGCTAACTGTGAGGAAATACGAACTGCGTCCACAGTCAATATGATTTCATGCCATAATAATTACGTGCGCAAATATTGTTTGAAATCGCTAACTCGACACTAACTGAGATTTGACAAGTACGAACACACACAGGTGCCacaaaaaccaaaacacacacTTACATGACAACCCAGGGCTCTTCCGCCGGAATCAGTCGCCTGAGGGGGAGGGAGGGAGTCGCTACCGGAAGTCGTCACGCCGGTGGGCGGGGCTTGCTGTGCCACGTTGATGGACAGCAGTGGAGACGTGGAGCTCAGTCCATCTGCAGGCGAAGCCCACACAAACCTGCGGATCTCAAGACAGTTATCTGTTCAATTCACTCCGACGCTCGCGTTTGTGCGTggatgagtctgtgtgtgtgaccgCGAGAGAAGGTAAACACTTAAAACTAACATTAGCCTCTGTGTCGCTGCACTATGATCTGTTAGATGCACGTTACGTGTCCAGAGTTCACCTCTCAGTCACTAAAACACGTCCGCTGTCACCTCTCATGCACAACACTGCTCTGTTATGAACTTCTCATTCAAGTTATCCGAAACATTCATTGTCCAGTATCTTGCTAACTGTATAGCTGTAGGTATTATGTCTTAAATTATTTAGCAGCAGGATGTTATTTATTGTTTCCAGCTGCTGTTACAATATTGTTACGATAACctctgtaattattattttcataataatattggttacacttaattttaaggtgtccttgttacagtgcagTTATACACTTAAGTGCTGAGTGATATTAATTAACTATATGTACTTGGTTATGGTTAGGATTTGGCTTATGAATACttgcttgtaattatgcataatgttttgttattataattgttattacagTTGGTAGAGCTTTCCATTGAGGTATACAGTCTACTAAACAGAACATTGTCTTGACTTACAGAAACAGTTTGCACATTGACTGTCAATGTGACATTAACTGAATAATCATAGCATGGTCAATGcatgtcatttttaattataggATGAAGCTTAAAGAAATTAACCGAACGGCGATCCAGGCCTGGAGTCCAGCGCCGCAGCACCCCATCTATCTGGCCGCAGGTAACCGCTATCAGCACTGGACTCGGCTGACATGAGCAGTCTCTGGTGCACTAGCTGTGATGTGTTAAACATACCCTGACGGAGGTGTGTTTGGTGTGGTGTGTTCAGGTACGTCGGCCCAGCAGCTCGATGCCTCCTTCAGCACCAGTGCCTCTCTGGAGATCTTTGAACTGGATCTGGCTGATCCCTCTTTAGCCATGAAGTCATGCGGCTCCTTCTCCTCTCCACACAGGTGCTGACAAGCTCTCATTATCTGCCTGTGCTTTACACTTCTGTCATCTGAACGACCACCAGTGTCACCACTGAAAACCGTTCAATTCAGTTCCCAAAACAGTGGAGTATGTCTTTAATAGTGCCTTTTGATAAGAGTCGGTCCTCATTCGCTTTCATTGCATGTGAAATGTTTCGTTTTTCATGGAAGCAATAAAGTCACAAATGAGAATGGGTTAGTGATGATTGAATTAGGTTTTTGTTGTGTGAGCTGTTCTTATAAAACAGTGCAGAAATCAGGAACtgcaaaatgaaaacagaaaaaaggcGGGTGGTAATGTATCTTCATTTTGGTGGCTTGATCCTTCAAGTTCTGAGGACAGAAATTAAACAGAATTAACTTGGATAATCTGCTAAACCAATCACGGCACACGTTTTCTTTAGCTATTTGTTACAATAGCAAGTGCATATAAttcctaaataataaaataaatcctttaATGTTGCAATTTCTATTAATAAAGCCAGTTTTGCTTACTTGGGGGTTACTTTTGTCCCCCAGGAGTGACCTTTCTGTTCTGTCTCTAGATACCACAAACTAGTGTGGGGTCCACATGGCATTGAAGACCAGAGTTTGCCCTCAGGTGTCCTCATCGCTGGAGGAGAGAACGGCAACATCATCCTGTACGACGCCTCCAGGATCATCGCTGGAGACAGTGAAGTCATCATTTCCCAGAGCGAGAAACACACGGGAGCAGTCAGAGCTCTCGACGTCAACTCGTCTCAGGTGATCACCCACACCAGGAGTTATTACTTCTCCGTGTCAGCTTCGTGCATCAGtatgtgactctctctctcttttcctcttcttcaGACAAACCTTGTGGCCTCTGGGGGAAATGAGTCTGAAATCTACATTTGGGATCTGAACAACTTCAGCTCCCCGATGACGCCAGGACCCAAAACACAGGTGCAGATCTCAAGAAGGAGCTCTAGTCTGGTTCTCGATCTCTGTGGTTTGTGAATGTCATTAGTAGAATGTAATTATATGTTATTAGTAGTTGTAGTTTGAGCGGCGTCTCTCAAGCGGGACACAAGatgaattaaaatcattttaaaaaaagctgaaacttcattaaaaatcaagatatttcatatttaaattcaCACCTCTGAactacttaaaaatatttataagataAATCCTTATCCAGTAAATCACGAACGACTGTAAAAGTCACTTAAATTCATTGGTTAAAGGTGCTTTAGAATGGAAAGCTGTATTTACCTTTGTATAGTTGAATAATAAGagctttgtttgttatttttttacatggaaATGACATACCGTGAGCCTCAAACACCATTGTTTCCTCCTTATGTAAATCTCATGCATGCAAAAGACCACTGAAAAAGAAACGAATCCCAGCATAGCATTGACTGTGATGTTACAGTCAGGATCATTAATGTTTACGCCGCCAAGATTTGCATAACGTACACCAGCCCATGTTCTAGCAAGAGAATCATCGacacagtgttgccagatattgctattattaaaacaaacaaaaacaataaatgaattaaaataaacttaaattatttcaaatcttttgaaaTTGAGATAAAGAAATCGTTGACCCTAAACTGCAACATATTTCTTTCTCAAAAAaagttgaatatatatttttaaaggaatataaaatatttatttttaaaggaaaacatttcaggacttttctccttatagtggacttcaatggtggcCAACGATTTGAACATCAAAATGCAGTTTCCGTATATAAGATATGTAATGATATCCTCAAAAAAGATATACATGAGCATCTTTGATGACATGGGGCAGAGTAAATGATCAGGAAAACTTTATTCTGGAAGTGGACTTATCCTTTAACAAGAGTGAGATCACTAAAGAGCAGGTACTCAGTTACACGCTGCTCTCGCCCGGAGAGAGTGTGTGCACTTAAAACATGTCATCTCtcactcaaactgtgtcctgtgcactcacaactctctctgtgctcatgcgctagatattatttctttttgcacctttctatttctaaccttttctgttcacatctttcgCATCTATTATAGTGTGTaatgtgaacgctctgatccgttaacatgtgCACGGAAAAAAATGCACCACAGAcaagagtgtgtgaacctggctTTACGTATGCATAtacccagtctgttctgttcccGCGCTGCATTTAGGagcgctgcattctgattggatcggatagcatactgcgggaggtcgggGCCAcggaaaatcatgctataaagcgatttagaaatcgtgcatgctcaaatcgtgattttatgacgatattgattaatcgcacagccctattcTGAAGCTtactttattttcaattatattttatttagttacttattttaattagTGGACACTGGTTTATGTAAATTAAAGAGCAAAGAAAAAAGTTTGGGAGACAAAATATTACAGCAGTCGTCCCACGGCAATCTTGTTAGTTTAAATGGGGGACTTTGAACATTGTTGTGGACGATGGAGATGGGTTGAGAGCAGCTTTACTGTAAGGCAATCAGATTTTACCGGGTGGATGGAAAAACTGTCCCAAAAATCCCAGAGACTTGAAAAAGGAGCTGATATATTTAGGGATTGACCTGAGACCGTAAACAACCTCGTCTAATGCTGACTCTGTTGTTGCTCTCAGCCCCTGGAGGACATCAGCTGTGTTGCGTGGAACAAGCAGGTGCAGCACATCCTGGCCTCGGCCAGTCCCAGCGGGAAAGCTTCAGTCTGGGATCTGAGGAAGAACGACCTGATCATCAAAGTCAGCGACCACAGCAACCGGGTTTGTGCACTTATTCCTTTTAGCCTTGATTTGACTAATCATTTGCTAATAATAACTTTAATGATGCATAAAAAGTTGGTGTATTTAACTAATGACATAGTATCATGTTAGTACTATGGCTATTGATTTAATGTGTAAAATCACttaattagttatgaaaaataatgcatcaaAAATGAATAATGCATGTAATGCCTCCACCCCAGACCTGTGCAGGTTATCTTACAGAAATCTTCATACAATTGATTGGTGGCACAGTATTGTCTGATTTAACTCAGTTTCAACTATAAAGCCACAGAAGAGCTGTTATGCAATTCCGAGCAGCACACAACGCTGATTCATTCCTGAACGGATCAGCATTTTGACTGAATCGGTTAGATCCATAATTCAGTGTCCCATTCATACAGAGAGCCCTTTACTTCATCCCTGAATGAATCAGATGTTTGAACGAATCGagtgaatgaatgactcaatgatTTACTCAAGATgtttaccgccacctactggcacGTTTTGTAATgcctttgattgattgattgatgcttttctcatttagCACAATAACAGGTCATTTCTCAACCAAATTTAACGTGTGATTAATTGACAATTAATTTAACCTCATCGCCATTGTGTAATTATTGTATTTGCTTGACACTCCTAGTTATTACTATAGCACTGCTAAGATATGCCTGTGTCTTGTAGTATTTAGTAGTTATTGCTGTCTGATCCATGTGATTATATTGGTGTTTGTGTTGTGGTTCAGATGCATTGCTCTGGTCTGGCCTGGAACCCGGAGGTGGCCACTCAGCTGGTTCTGGCGTCTGAAGACGACCGCATGCCCGTCATCCAGATGTGGGACCTGCGCTTTGCCACCTCTCCTCTCAAAGTGCTGGAGAGCCACACGAGGTAGATCTAATCATCAGCAGATACTCTTACCCTCCTGGAGTCTTGTCCCGTGTCCTCAtcggtgtctgtgtgtgtgctttcagaGGTGTCCTGGCCATCGCCTGGAGTGAAGCAGATCCAGAGCTGCTCCTGAGCTGTGGCAAAGATAACCGGATCCTGTGCTGGAACCCCAACACGGCTGAGGTGAGAGATCAGTCGTATGATGAACACTTGAGGTGCCACCAAACCTTCATGGGGTGTAACCTGTGATGCCTTTTCAATCAGGTCCTGTATGAGCTGCCTACCAGTACTCAGTGGTGTTTTGACATCCAGTGGTGTCCCAGAAACCCAGCTGTGCTGTCTGCTGCTGCCTTTGATGGCCACATCAGCATCTACTCCATCATGGGAGGAAGCAATGACAACGCCAGTTCTTTACAGGCTGAACAGGTACAGACGAACTCTCAATACAAGCCAGCTTTCTCATGAGCTTGATCTGCTCACAGTTGCTCCTGGTGTTCTTTGGCTCAACAGTTAAGTAGTTCATTTGGAAATATGGATCCTTTTGGTACGGGGAAGACTCTGCCGCCTTTACAGCTGCCTCAGACCGCCCCGTCCCAGAGCACCGTCACGCCTCTCAAGAAACCCCCCAAATGGATCCGCAGGCCAGTTGGAGCGTCTTTCGCTGTAAGCGACCACAGATTTGGCATTGTACAATTTAGAAACCCTATGATGTAGGCTTGTTTCTAATCAGTTTTTGTATTTCCGTGAGCAGTTTGGTGGAAAACTGGTCACTCTGGACAACATCAAGCCGGCGGCCCAACAGCCCCAGCAGACTGCCGCCCATGTGGTTCATATCAGTCAGGTTGTGACCGAGACCGATTTCCTTGATCGATCGAACCGGCTTCAGGCGACGCTCACTGCAGGACATTTCCTTGAGTACTGCCAAACCAAGATTGAAGCTGCTCGGAGTGAATTTGAGAAGACCGTCTGGTCGTTTCTGAAGGTGGGACACTCGAATGCTTTATAAGCTGTTGTGCTTGTATTACCGAAGTTGTGACAAATAGATTTATGTGCTCAGGTGAACTTTGAAGAAGATGCACGAGGGAAATATCTGGAGCTTTTGGGATACAAGAAGGAAGAGCTCGCTTTAAAGGTATTTCTGTGCGTCCACAGTGTTTGTATTGTGATTAGCTGCTTCTGCGTCTTGATTTAATTCTGCTTGTGGTTTTCAGATTGCATCAGCATTAGAACAGAACGGCAAATCTGCTGAGGACGATGTGGTAAGTGTACCGGTCAGTGTGTTTGAGCTAACGGCTAATCCTTTCTATTTTGAGCCTTTTTGAGAACCAAGCAAAAAGATGCTGGTGCTTTAATCAGGGTTCATACAAGGtgcttaacatt is part of the Carassius auratus strain Wakin chromosome 10, ASM336829v1, whole genome shotgun sequence genome and harbors:
- the LOC113109562 gene encoding uncharacterized protein LOC113109562 isoform X1; protein product: MRGTREKSACAVVDHHRKAIMPRNYIRKTDWGSVTYEELEKAFVEVKRGKSIRTVAKERKIGRSTLQRYMKKAEEKREKTVGYRGTAEARRILSEELEEELAEHIRVLSEGVHGLTPKKCREIAFEFAQKNNIPVPNNWGEQRLAGRDWLSSFITRHNLYGHITEATGQIISFSVIDQDEIKTGIKEERDVPVPGRQTSEEDRERDLLETDLFLT
- the LOC113109562 gene encoding uncharacterized protein LOC113109562 isoform X3, with protein sequence MRGTREKSACAVVDHHRKAIMPRNYIRKTDWGSVTYEELEKAFVEVKRGKSIRTVAKERKIGRSTLQRYMKKAEEKREKTVGYRGTAEARRILSEELEEELAEHIRVLSEGVHGLTPKKCREIAFEFAQKNNIPVPNNWGEQRLAGRDWLSSFITRHNLYGHITEATGQVTEPLKSF
- the LOC113109562 gene encoding uncharacterized protein LOC113109562 isoform X2 — encoded protein: MPRNYIRKTDWGSVTYEELEKAFVEVKRGKSIRTVAKERKIGRSTLQRYMKKAEEKREKTVGYRGTAEARRILSEELEEELAEHIRVLSEGVHGLTPKKCREIAFEFAQKNNIPVPNNWGEQRLAGRDWLSSFITRHNLYGHITEATGQIISFSVIDQDEIKTGIKEERDVPVPGRQTSEEDRERDLLETDLFLT